The genomic DNA AAACCTGGTGCAAGGAGCGCATCGCGCACTTCAAGACGCCACGGCACTTCAAGTTCGTCGACGAGTTTCCGATGACGGTGACGGGCAAGATCCAGAAGTTCAGGATGCGTGAGATCAGTATCGAAGAACTACGCGAAAAGCTCGCCTGACGAGGATTCAATGTGGGAGCGAGCCTGCTCGCGAATGCAGTGTGTCATTCAGCGCAGATGTGTCTGATACACCGCTTTCGCGAGCAGGCTCGCTCCCACAAGGGATATTCAGTGAAAACACAAATCGCAGAAAGCACAAAGGGGAGCCGAAGCTCCCCTTTAATTTTGTCGTCGCGTGCTCTTTTTTATTATTGAGGGGCGGTCTGTTGTTGTTTTTGGCAACCGTGGCCCTTTACCGCTGTTTTTGGCGACCCCCATCCGGGGTCAAGAGCAAACGTATTTTTTTGAGCGCTGATCTACTTTCTCGCTAAGCGATCCAACCGATTCGGGAGCTACCTGAAGGTAGTTTTATTGTTCTCTGCCCGGTTGCGGGTCACTCCTGAGAGCACCCTGAAAAGCACACCTTCTCCAAAAAAATCTGTTAGCTGCGTCTCTGCCGTGTTGTTTTTGTTATGTCAGAGTCGGTACGTCTTATTTTTATTGGTTTGCTGCTTTTTATTCTTGTTATGCCATAGAGATAGCAGAACGCGTGCCAACTTTATAAAAGCCTTATAAATCAAGGATTTGTGATTTTTGTGGGATTTTTCATTCAGGCAAAGCCAGACAATTTGTTTCCGTGTTACTCGCTTGTGCCCACATTTCACTCGCGGCGGTAACACCTCACTGTGCGCGGCGAGCCTTGGCCACGCGCGAACCGCTCGGTCGACCGAGCACGGCGCTGATTTGCTGACCCGCAGCAATCAAGGCGTCCAGATCGATACCGGTCTCGATGCCCAAGCCATTGAGCAGGTACACCACGTCCTCAGTAGCAACGTTACCGCTCGCACCTTTGGCATACGGGCAGCCGCCGAGGCCGGCAATAGAGCTGTCGAACACACTGATGCCTTCGAGCAGGCTGGCGTAGATGTTGGCCATGGCCTGGCCGTAGGTGTCGTGGAAATGCCCGGCGAGTTTGTCCCGTGGCACTTGGGCCGACACCACTTCGAACAGACGACGAGTCGCGCCCGCAGTGCCGGTGCCGATGGTGTCGCCCAGGGACACTTCATAGCAGCCCATCGCGTACAGCTCGCGTGCAACCATCGCCACTTGTTCCGGCGCGACTGTGCCTTCGTATGGGCAGCCGAGCACGCAGGAAACGTAACCGCGCACGGTAACGCCGTGCTGTTGCGCCGCTTCCATGATCGGCGCAAACCGCGCCAGGCTTTCGTTGATCGAGCAGTTGATATTGCGCTGCGAGAAGGCTTCGGACGCGGCGGCGAATACCGCAACCTCCTTGACCCCGGCCGCGACCGCATCTTCGAACCCGCGCAGGTTCGGTGCCAGCGCGCCATAGGTGACGCCGGGTTTACGCTGGATTTGCGCGAACACCTCGGCGGAACCGGCCATCTGCGGTACCCACTTCGGTGAAACGAAACTGCCGACTTCTATATAGCCAAGACCGGCGGCGCTCAGCGCATCGACCAGTTGCACCTTGTCGGCGACGCTGATGGGTTGCGCTTCGTTCTGCAGGCCATCGCGCGGGCCGACTTCGATCAGGCGTACTTGGGAGGGGAGGGACATTGGGCAGACCTGTGCTTTTGAATTCGAGGTGACCCCCTTGTGGGAGCGGGCTTGCTCGCGAATGCGCAGTGTCAGGCGACAAATGGGTATCTGATACACCGCATTCGCGAGCAAGCCCGCTCCCACCGGGGAAATGTTGTGTCCAATTACTGCGCTATTTGCTGGCTCTTGAGCGTCTGCTCCAACGCCTGCACACAGCGCTCTTCGGCGGTATCGAGTTCCAGCTTCATTTGTTCGATGTCGAGCAACTGTTGCTCCAGCTGTTCGCGGCGCTCGCCGATTTTCGCCAGCATGCTGTTGAGCTGTTTGGTGTTACCGCTGGACGGGTCGTAGAGTTCGATCAGCTCGCGACATTCGGCCAGCGAAAAGCCGATGCGCTTGCCGCGCAGGATCAGCTTCAGGCTGACCTTGTCGCGGGGCGAATAGATGCGTTCCTGGCCACGTCGCTCGGGGCTGAGCAGGCCTTGCTCTTCATAAAAGCGGATCGCCCGGGTGGTGATGTCCAGCTCGCGGGCGAGGTCGGAAATGCTGTAAGTCTGGCTGCTCATGAAAGCGCTCGGAAAAAGGTCTTGGCGCTAAGCTAATGGCGAGTTGACGTTTACGTCAAGCGGGATGATTTGTGTTGTATTTGATGGCCCCTTCGCGAGCAAGCCCGCTCCCACAGGTTGATTGCATTCCATCTGGATGAACGCGGTCAACTGTGGGATCGGGCTTGCTCGCGAAGAACGATGACGCGGTAAAAAGCCTTACACCTTATCCAGCTTCTTCTCATGCGCCGTCACCTGCTGGCACAACTCAATCATCTGCTCGCGCATCCAGCGGTTCGCCGGGTCTTGATCGGTTCTTTCATGCCAGTACAAGTGCGTCTCCACCGGCGGCACATCATTGACCGGCAGATTGAACGCGTGCAGTTCATGCCGCCGGGCAAAACGCTCCGGGACGGTCATGACCATGTCGGTCTGCTGCATCACCTGGGACGCCATCAGGTAATGCTGCGAGCGCAGGGCGATCTTGCGCTGAATGCCCATTTTGCCCAGTGCCAGGTCGACATAACCCAGGCCACTGCGACGGCTGGAAATATGGATATGGGTCAGCGACAGATAATCATCCAGCGACAGTTTTTCCTTGCCCGCCATCGGATGGCCCTTGCGCATCGCGCAGACGTAGCGATCTTCCATCAGCTTGACGTGGCGCACCTGTGGGTCGGTGTTGAGTGGCGCGTCCACAGCAAAATCCAGACGCCCGGCCGCCAGTTCCTTGGTGGTCTCGCGACGTTTCGACAGGAAACTTTCGATGATCACCGTCGGTGCCAGGCGGCGCAGGCGTTGGAACAGCGGCGGCAAAATCACCGCCTCGGTGAGGTCGGTCATGCTGATGCGGTAGGTCTTCACTGCCTGTGCCGGGTTGAAAATACGGCTTTCCTGAACCGACACCCGCAGCAGCGACAGCGCGTTGCGCACTGGGCCAATGATGTTCTGAGCCATCGGGGTTGGCACCATGCCTTGGGCTGTGCGCACGAAGAGCGGGTCGTTGAAGGTTTCGCGCAACCGCGCCAATGCGTTGGACACCGCCGGCTGAGTGATACCGACAATCTGCCCGGCGCGCGTCAGGTTGGCTTCGGTGTAGATCGCGTCAAAGACGATGAAAAGGTTGAGGTCGACCTTGCTCAGATTCATAACGCGGCTTCTCTTGTTATTAACGGCGGTGTTTTAGGGGCTGGCAATCAGCCGATCATATATCGGTGATGAATGTTTATACACGCCGAGAATAGGCTAGGTAAATTATCAGCGCTGTTCTAGCATCGATTGCATGACTTAAACAACCTCTGCTCAAGAACTGCCTCAACCATCGGGAGCTGCTCATGGATTTCGCTTATTCGCCCAAGGTGCAAGAACTGCGTGAGCGCGTAACCGCGTTCATGGACACTTACGTTTACCCGGCCGAAGCCGTGTTCGAACGCCAGGTTGCCGAAGGCGACCGCTGGCAGCCGACAGCGATCATGGAAGAGCTCAAAGCCAAGGCCAGGGCTGAAGGTCTGTGGAACCTGTTTCTGCCAGAGTCGGAACTCGGCGCCGGCCTGACCAACCTCGAATACGCGCCATTGGCAGAAATCATGGGCCGCTCGCTGTTAGGCCCGGAGCCGTTCAACTGCTCGGCGCCGGACACCGGCAACATGGAAGTGCTGGTGCGTTATGCCAACGAAGAACAGAAACAGCGCTGGCTCGAACCGCTGCTGCGCGGCGAGATCCGCTCGGCATTCGCCATGACCGAACCGGATGTCGCTTCTTCCGACGCCACCAACATGGCCGCCCGCGCCGTGCGCGATGGCGACGAGTGGGTGATCAACGGCAAGAAATGGTGGACCTCCGGCGCCTGCGATCCGCGCTGCAAGATCCTGATCTTCATGGGCCTGAGCAACCCCGATGCGCCGCGCCACGCCCAGCACTCGATGATCCTCGTGCCGGTCGATACCCCCGGCGTCAAAATCGTCCGGCCGCTGCCCGTGTTCGGGTACGACGATGCGCCGCACGGTCACGCCGAAGTGCTGTTCGACAACGTGCGGGTGCCGTACGAAAACGTCCTGCTGGGTGAAGGACGCGGTTTCGAAATTGCTCAGGGCCGGCTTGGCCCGGGCCGTATTCACCACTGCATGCGTTCGGTCGGCATGGCCGAGCGTGCGCTGGAATTGATGTGCAAACGTTCAGTGAACCGCACCGCGTTCGGCAAACCGCTGGCACGACTGGGCGGTAACGTCGACAAGATCGCCGACTCGCGGATGGAAATCGATATGGCGCGTCTGCTGACGCTGAAAGCCGCCTACATGATGGACACTGTCGGCAACAAAGTGGCGAAAAGCGAGATCGCACAGATCAAGGTGGTCGCACCCAACGTGGCGCTGCGGGTGATTGACCGGGCGATCCAGATGCATGGCGGGGCAGGTGTGTCGAACGATTTCCCGCTGGCTTATATGTATGCGATGCAACGTACTTTGCGTTTGGCTGATGGCCCGGACGAAGTACACCGTGCGGCGATTGGCAAGTTTGAGATCGGCAAGTATGTGCCGAAGGAAATGCTGCGTAGCGGTCACTAAGACCGCGTCGCCCCCTTCGCGAGCAAGCCCGCTCCCACATTCAACCGCATTCCAATTGGAGGAATGCGATCAAATGTGGGAGCGGGCTTGCTCGCGAAAGGGCCTGAATATTCAACCCATCAACGTCAGGCTCAATAAATCCATACCTCCACCCGCCGATTCTTGATCCGCCCCTCATCGGCACTGTTGGTCGCCACCGGCATCTGCGCGCCAAAACCGCGCACCTCGCGCAGCACCACACCGTGCTTGACCAACTCGCGCCGCACCGCCATCGCCCGCAACTTCGACAACAAATCTGCCCGCGCCGGATCGTCCTTGGCATCGCCAAACCCCACCAGCGTCACCGCTCGCTCGGTTTTGTCATGACGCTTTATATAGTCGAGCACCCGCGCCAGATCCTGGCGCGCCTTGTTGTCCAGGCTGGCGCTACCTTCCTCGAAGCGGAAGTTCACGGTAAGACGCTGGGCGTGACGGCTGAGGGATTGATAACCCTCGGGCATCAGCGCATTCGGTGCGACGGTCATTGCCTGCACGGTCTGACTGATAAAACCGTTGGCCGCGACAATCGTCTGGCCCTGACGACTTTGTGCGAACACCACCAACGCCTGCGCCCACTGATTTTTGCTGTCCGGCGGCAGATAGAAGAACAAACGGCGCGACAGCGGATAGTCTTCGGTGGCGATCAGACTGTTGAGCGGCAGCATCGACTGCGACGCACCATCGGCAATCGCCAGCGCTTTGGCCTGGCGCACGTAAGGCAAACCGATAAAACCAATGCCTTGGGGATCGGCGCTGACAGCGTCGGACAATTGCTCGCTGGATTCAAACCTTTTCGCAGCGCTACTCAGATTTTTCCCACGACGACTGAGGACCAACTCCTTAAACGTATCGTAGGTGCCGGACTGATCATCGCGTGCGTATAAATGAATCGCGCCGCCACGACCGCCAAGGTCTTCCCAGGTTTTTACCTCGCCACTGAATATCCGCGCCAGTTGTTCGGTGTCCAGTTGCTGCAGCGGATTGTCGGGGTGAAGGATGATTGCCAGGCCATCGATGGCGATGACTTGCTCGGCGGCGGGGCTTTTCAGATCACCCAGTAATTGCAGGGTCTGTAGCTCACTGTCCTTGATCTCGCGGGAGGACGCGGCCAGGTCGGCGCTGGCATTTTTCAACGCGGTGAAACCGGTGCTGGAACCGTGGGCGGCGACTTCAACGACCACGCGTTGACCTTCGCTGGTCTGGCCGGCGATGCGCAGTTCGTTGGCGGTGTCCGGGGTTTCGCGGTGGATTTTTTGCAGGCCTTGCTCGCGTAGCAAACCCTCAACCAGCGCCGGACCCAGTTCGGCACCGATGGTGTTCGACCCCTGAATGCGCAGTGCCGGGCCGTTTTCAGGGATGGGTAGGGCAGCGGCAGAGACCGTCAGCCATCCACTCAAGAGAAAAACGCACAAAACACGCAGGGTCATGCCGGCACCGAATCAAGCCAAGGGGATTGCCGGGGAGATTAAGTCAGAAAAGTTACTTGAAGATGACAACGATCTAAATGTGGGAGCGAGCCTGCTCGCGAAGCGGTGGGTCAGTTACAAAAATGTATCTGACAGACCGCGTTCGCGAGCAAGCCCGCTCTCACAAGGGGATTTCAGGTGATTCGAAGATCAGCTCAGTTCAAGCCAGATCGGCGCGTGATCGGACGGTTTTTCCATCCCGCGCAATTCGTAGTCGACACCGGCTGCCTTCACTCGCGGCAGCAAACCATGGGACGCCAGAATCACATCGATGCGCAGGCCGCGCTTCGGCTCATCCTCAAAGCCACGGCTGCGATAGTCGAACCAGCTGAACATGTCAGTCACGTCAGGGTTGAGGTAGCGGTAACTGTCGGTCAAGCCCCAGTTTTTCAGGCGGGCCATCCACTCGCGCTCTTCCGGCAGGAAGCTGCATTTGCCGGTTTTCAGCCAGCGCTTCATGTTGTCCGGGCCGATGCCGATGTCGCAGTCTTCCGGGGAAATGTTCACATCGCCCATCACCACCAGCGGCTGTTCGTTGTGGAACTGGCTTTCCAGCAGGGTTTGCAGATCGTTGTAGAAGCGCTGCTTGGCCGGGAATTTGGTCGGGTGGTCGCGGCTTTCGCCCTGAGGGAAATAGCCGTTCATGATCGTCACCGGC from Pseudomonas baetica includes the following:
- a CDS encoding hydroxymethylglutaryl-CoA lyase, which produces MSLPSQVRLIEVGPRDGLQNEAQPISVADKVQLVDALSAAGLGYIEVGSFVSPKWVPQMAGSAEVFAQIQRKPGVTYGALAPNLRGFEDAVAAGVKEVAVFAAASEAFSQRNINCSINESLARFAPIMEAAQQHGVTVRGYVSCVLGCPYEGTVAPEQVAMVARELYAMGCYEVSLGDTIGTGTAGATRRLFEVVSAQVPRDKLAGHFHDTYGQAMANIYASLLEGISVFDSSIAGLGGCPYAKGASGNVATEDVVYLLNGLGIETGIDLDALIAAGQQISAVLGRPSGSRVAKARRAQ
- a CDS encoding MerR family transcriptional regulator, whose protein sequence is MSSQTYSISDLARELDITTRAIRFYEEQGLLSPERRGQERIYSPRDKVSLKLILRGKRIGFSLAECRELIELYDPSSGNTKQLNSMLAKIGERREQLEQQLLDIEQMKLELDTAEERCVQALEQTLKSQQIAQ
- a CDS encoding LysR family transcriptional regulator; translation: MNLSKVDLNLFIVFDAIYTEANLTRAGQIVGITQPAVSNALARLRETFNDPLFVRTAQGMVPTPMAQNIIGPVRNALSLLRVSVQESRIFNPAQAVKTYRISMTDLTEAVILPPLFQRLRRLAPTVIIESFLSKRRETTKELAAGRLDFAVDAPLNTDPQVRHVKLMEDRYVCAMRKGHPMAGKEKLSLDDYLSLTHIHISSRRSGLGYVDLALGKMGIQRKIALRSQHYLMASQVMQQTDMVMTVPERFARRHELHAFNLPVNDVPPVETHLYWHERTDQDPANRWMREQMIELCQQVTAHEKKLDKV
- a CDS encoding acyl-CoA dehydrogenase, which codes for MDFAYSPKVQELRERVTAFMDTYVYPAEAVFERQVAEGDRWQPTAIMEELKAKARAEGLWNLFLPESELGAGLTNLEYAPLAEIMGRSLLGPEPFNCSAPDTGNMEVLVRYANEEQKQRWLEPLLRGEIRSAFAMTEPDVASSDATNMAARAVRDGDEWVINGKKWWTSGACDPRCKILIFMGLSNPDAPRHAQHSMILVPVDTPGVKIVRPLPVFGYDDAPHGHAEVLFDNVRVPYENVLLGEGRGFEIAQGRLGPGRIHHCMRSVGMAERALELMCKRSVNRTAFGKPLARLGGNVDKIADSRMEIDMARLLTLKAAYMMDTVGNKVAKSEIAQIKVVAPNVALRVIDRAIQMHGGAGVSNDFPLAYMYAMQRTLRLADGPDEVHRAAIGKFEIGKYVPKEMLRSGH
- a CDS encoding substrate-binding domain-containing protein — protein: MTLRVLCVFLLSGWLTVSAAALPIPENGPALRIQGSNTIGAELGPALVEGLLREQGLQKIHRETPDTANELRIAGQTSEGQRVVVEVAAHGSSTGFTALKNASADLAASSREIKDSELQTLQLLGDLKSPAAEQVIAIDGLAIILHPDNPLQQLDTEQLARIFSGEVKTWEDLGGRGGAIHLYARDDQSGTYDTFKELVLSRRGKNLSSAAKRFESSEQLSDAVSADPQGIGFIGLPYVRQAKALAIADGASQSMLPLNSLIATEDYPLSRRLFFYLPPDSKNQWAQALVVFAQSRQGQTIVAANGFISQTVQAMTVAPNALMPEGYQSLSRHAQRLTVNFRFEEGSASLDNKARQDLARVLDYIKRHDKTERAVTLVGFGDAKDDPARADLLSKLRAMAVRRELVKHGVVLREVRGFGAQMPVATNSADEGRIKNRRVEVWIY
- the xthA gene encoding exodeoxyribonuclease III; the protein is MKIVSFNINGLRARPHQLAALIEKHQPDVIGLQETKVHDDQFPLEEVRALGYHVYFHGQKGHYGVAILSRQEPIAIHKGFATDEEDAQRRFIWGTFADANGVPVTIMNGYFPQGESRDHPTKFPAKQRFYNDLQTLLESQFHNEQPLVVMGDVNISPEDCDIGIGPDNMKRWLKTGKCSFLPEEREWMARLKNWGLTDSYRYLNPDVTDMFSWFDYRSRGFEDEPKRGLRIDVILASHGLLPRVKAAGVDYELRGMEKPSDHAPIWLELS